GATCGTAGCCTCTCCGAAACGGTCCGCCTCCAAGAAGGACGTAACGAACTCGTTATTCAGGTCCAAACCAATAAACACGAAATGCGCTCCGAAAAACGCATTATCGAATATAAGGCCTCTAGTAGCGGAAATTATCACGCCCTCATTATCGCCGTAGAAAATTATGACGATTTTGCCATCTCTGATCTCGAAAAACCCATCGATGACGCTACCGAACTCCAAAAGGTCCTTACTCAAACCTATACGTTTGAACCCAGCGATGTGCATTTTCTCAAAAACCCCACAAAGGAGGAAATTCTCAATAAATTGGTCTACCTACAAGATCACTTAACCGATGACGACAACCTTTTGGTCTACTATTCTGGCCACGGTATCGTGAAAAATGAGGTGGGCTACTGGCTCCCCAAAGATTCTAAAAAGAATAGCCGCAGCAATTGGCTCTCTAATGCCGAACTCCGCGATTATATGAATGCCATGAAGGCCAAACACACCCTAGTCGTCGCCGATGCCTGCTTTAGTGGATCCATTTTTACCGGCGGCTTCCGCAATATGGAGGAGTTCGCCTGCGAGGAAATGGCCAAGCTCAAAAGCCGCCGCGCCATCACTAGCGGAGCCAATACGGTAGTGCCCGATAACAGCATTTTCTTCAAGTATTTTATCAAAATGCTGGGCCAAAATGACGCTAGCTGCTTCACCGCAGAAAATCTCTACTCTAAAATTAAACCCGCCGTTATTTACAATAGCCCCAATAATCACGTCCCGCAGTTTGGCGTACTCCCCCAAACTGGCGATGAAGGCGGAAATTTTGTCTTCAGAAAACGCTAGTTACTGCTGTTTTTTTGGGGCTGCCCCTCGCCTATCGGCTCGGGTCGGGCTATGTCGCAGCTCGCTGCTCGCTCGGCCCTGCGCCGCCTTCGGCGGCTGGGTCTGGCCCTCCGGGCCACTGCTGTCTATCCCTCAGCCGTTCGGCCTTCGGCCGCTAGAGGGGCCCTATTTTCCACTTCTAACCAAATCCTATGTATAAGTTATTCTTTGCCTGCCTCAGTTTTTTGGCCCTGTCCTGCAGCCTTTTGGCCCAACCCTATACCACGGGCATCCCCCTAGAACCCGATCCCGATTATGACGATATTCCCGTCAAAGCCGAACAAACAAAATCACTCTACCGCTCGGTAGGCTCTAGCGCTTCTTTGGCCAAATGGGCCCCCACTCCCGGTAGCCAAGGAAATTATGGAACCTGCGCAGCCTGGGCCACGGCCTATACCGCCCGCTCTATCCTAGAAGCAAAGGCCAATGGCTGGACCGATACCAAAACTATCGACGATAATATCTTTTCTTATGGCTTTCTCTATCGCCTAAGCTCTTCTAGCAAAAATTGCTGGGGCGCTTACCTTTCTCGCTGTGCCGATAATATGAAGGTTTATGGCGTACCCAAATATAAGGACTTTAAGGCCCATTGCTATAATGGCAATAAATTGCCCCAACAAGCCTATGATGCCGCCAAAAATTTTAAGATTAAGGATTATGTCCGCCTTTGGGACAAAAATGACGGCACCACAGACAAACAAAAGGTGGCTAAGGCCAAAAAAAGCCTGTCCGAAGGCTACCCTATTGCCGTTTCTATGATTTGCCCCAATTCTTTTATGTATGCCAAATCAGATCTATGGAAACCCACCGAATCTGCTGAAGAGTCGCCAAGCAACCCGCATGGCCGCCATGCCGTTTGCCTCATTGGCTATGATGATGATAAATATGGGGGAGCCTTTTTGGTCCAAAATTCTTGGGGTACTTCCTGGGGCGGCAATGGCCGAATTTGGGTAAAGTATAA
This genomic interval from Saprospira grandis contains the following:
- a CDS encoding C1 family peptidase, producing the protein MYKLFFACLSFLALSCSLLAQPYTTGIPLEPDPDYDDIPVKAEQTKSLYRSVGSSASLAKWAPTPGSQGNYGTCAAWATAYTARSILEAKANGWTDTKTIDDNIFSYGFLYRLSSSSKNCWGAYLSRCADNMKVYGVPKYKDFKAHCYNGNKLPQQAYDAAKNFKIKDYVRLWDKNDGTTDKQKVAKAKKSLSEGYPIAVSMICPNSFMYAKSDLWKPTESAEESPSNPHGRHAVCLIGYDDDKYGGAFLVQNSWGTSWGGNGRIWVKYKDFPAFFYQAIEIVGEPAKAPAKRELAGSLRLEGYEGQAMQARIQADKSSFRLKSSYRSGTRFRMYIGNQAPAYVYAIGDDLRHKPFVVFPHKPNVSPLLNYQKNEVPLPNEEKHLRLNGQVGTDFLCIIYSQEPLDIDQVCRQLKQQSSKLSFKSRLKAVLGPKLADDSALKYSLGSNGQMKFSGKGSCAALLVEIPHID